From Tiliqua scincoides isolate rTilSci1 chromosome 2, rTilSci1.hap2, whole genome shotgun sequence, the proteins below share one genomic window:
- the LOC136640337 gene encoding zinc finger protein 271-like, whose amino-acid sequence MEPDKGQEAPGREMQQFWEAQWQEFLKTLQAPHSTWESLQQSEPTPWDDAKAFLASFEQVAAACRWPRGEWVARLLPALGGEAQQAFSLLAARDKEDYGKVKAAILRGEALRREAQRQHFRQFCCQEMGDPRRMYSQLQELCCQWLKPEKHTKEQILELLILEQFLASLPVDVQNWIRAGGPDSGAQAVALLEDFLVSRRESDTVTWQEPLQEWTVGPLDVKEEPLDMVQGGISKEQAERFRDTQQNVNGEVAMPGIVIAHPTSLLPPEGQDVTEAELAKALGIQVEQVVNPRKMGVPLHMVEWTLMQSSQRTMFWNVLQEEGENVDALEGSLNPRLGLDPHLVKKEEMFLSDPVQNLRLPEHESGDGEGTHLKVKNSQVGENETVETPRRGRGKSQESVLVTVETNRGHGTEPRKGWKKSNELTEGATYSDPSPVGEKASLPKYGRRHCPKSERVFEHSGEKCSESPPLGEEIQPKSKPYKHHGSHIEEKNHDCPEFEVILQSESFAKPQIIQTAEKIYRCINCEKSFSRRSDLLRHEMIHTGKKPHQCPECGKSFSQKSTLLTHLMVHTGEKPHKCLYCGNRFSQRSALVTHQMIHTGKKPHQCPECGKNFSRRSSLFIHQNTHTGEKHHKCPTCGKGFSHRSSMLTHHMIHKGEKPHKCHTCGKSFAHRSSMLTHHMIHKGEKPHKCPNCGKSFSRRSTLLTHQIVHTGIKPHQCPECGKSFSQRSKLLIHQMMHSGEKPHKCPDCGKSFSQKSDLSRHQNIHSGVKPHKCPNCGKSFSRRSNLLTHQMIHTGKKPYQCPECGKNFCRRSQLLIHQMIHTGEKPHKCPECGKSFSTKSDLLRHEMIHTGKKPHQCPECGKSFSQKSTLLTHLMIHTGEKPHKCPNCGKSFSRRSDLLSHQKTHTERKLTGVLCVGKA is encoded by the exons CTTGGTGGAGAAGCCCAGCAGGCTTTCAGCCTCCTGGCAGCCAGAGACAAAGAGGACTATGGGAAAGTGAAGGCCGCCATCTTGAGAGGTGAGGCCCTGAGGAGGGAGGCACAGCGCCAGCACTTCCGGCAGTTCTGCTGTCAGGAAATGGGAGACCCGCGAAGGATGTACAGCCAGCTGCAGGAGCTTTGCTGCCAGTGGCTGAAGCCGGAGAAACACACgaaggagcagatcctggagctgctgatcctggagcagttcctggccaGCCTGCCGGTGGACGTCCAGAACTGGATCCGGGCAGGAGGGCCAGATAGCGGTGCCCAGGCTGTGGCCCTGCTGGAGGATTTCCTGGTGAGCCGGAGGGAGTCCGACACAGTGACATGGCAG GAGCCTTTGCAAGAATGGACTGTGGGTCCCCTGGATGTAAAGGAGGAGCCCTTGGACATGGTGCAGGGGGGGATCTCCAAAGAACAGGCAGAGAGATTCAGAGATACCCAGCAGAACGTCAATGGGGAGGTGGCTATGCCAG GCATTGTAATTGCACATCCAACTTCGTTGCTTCCTCCAGAAGGTCAGGATGTGACTGAAGCTGAGCTGGCCAAGGCTCTTGGCATCCAAGTGGAACAG GTGGTGAACCCGAGGAAGATGGGAGTGCCTTTGCACATGGTTGAGTGGACGCTGATGCAGTCAAGCCAACGGACCATGTTCTGGAATGTTTTGCAGGAAGAAGGTGAAAATGTGGATGCCCTGG AGGGATCTTTGAATCCCCGACTTGGCCTTGACCCCCATCTggtgaaaaaggaagagatgtTCCTTTCGGATCCTGTGCAAAATCTGAGACTCCCAGAGCATGAGTCAG GTGATGGGGAGGGAACTCATCTCAAAGTGAAGAATTCTCAGGTTGGAGAAAATGAGACAGTGGAAACACCCAGGAGAGGACGAGGGAAATCACAAGAGAGTGTATTGGTAACAGTTGAGACGAACAGAGGGCACGGAACGGAGCCACGTAAGGGATGGAAGAAATCTAATGAGCTCACAGAAGGAGCTACCTATAGTGACCCCAGCCCAGTGGGGGAAAAGGCATCATTGCCCAAATATGGTAGAAGGCACTGTCCTAAGTCAGAACGTGTTTTTGAACACAGTGGAGAAAAGTGCAGTGAAAGCCCCCCATTGGGGGAAGAGATCCAGCCAAAATCAAAGCCTTATAAACATCATGGCAGCCACATCGAGGAGAAGAATCATGATTGTCCAGAGTTTGAGGTAATCCTCCAGTCTGAGTCATTTGCAAAACCCCAGATAATTCAGACTGCAGAAAAGATTTACAGATGCATCAACTGCGAAAAAAGCTTCTCTCGGCGATCTGATTTATTAAGACACGAGATGatccacacagggaagaaaccacACCAGTGTCccgagtgtggaaaaagcttctctcAGAAATCAACTTTGTTAACCCATCTGATggtccacacaggagagaaacctcacAAATGCCTCTACTGTGGAAATAGATTCTCTCAGAGATCAGCTTTAGTAACCCATCAGATGatccacacaggaaagaaaccaCACCAGTGTCCCGAGTGTGGGAAAAATTTCTCTCGGAGGTCATCTTTGTTCATCCATCAGAACACACACACTGGAGAGAAGCATCACAAATGTCCCACCTGTGGAAAAGGCTTCTCTCACCGATCAAGTATGTTAACTCATCATATGATCCACAAGGGAGAGAAACCTCACAAATGTCACACATGTGGAAAAAGCTTTGCTCACAGATCAAGTATGTTGACTCATCATATGATCCACAAGGGAGAGAAACCTCACAAATGTCCGAATTGTGGGAAAAGCTTCTCTCGGAGATCAACTTTGTTAACCCATCAGATTGTCCACACAGGAATTAAACCACACCAATGTcctgagtgtggaaaaagcttctctcAGAGATCAAAGTTGTTAATCCATCAGATGATGCACTCAGGAGAAAAACCTCACAAATGCCCCGACTGTGGAAAAAGTTTCTCGCAGAAATCAGATTTATCAAGACACCAGAACATTCACAGTGGAGTAAAACCTCACAAATGTCCCAactgtgggaaaagcttctcTCGGAGATCAAATTTGTTAACCCATCAGATGATCCACACAGGAAAGAAGCCATACCAGTGTCCTGAATGTGGAAAAAATTTCTGTCGGAGATCACAGTTGTTGATCCATCAAATGAtccacacgggagagaaaccTCACAAATGTCCTGAATGTGGAAAAAGTTTCTCTACAAAATCAGATTTATTAAGGCACGAGATGATCCACACAGGAAAGAAGCCACATCAGTGTCCcgagtgtgggaaaagcttctctCAGAAATCAACTTTGTTAACCCATCTGatgatccacacaggagagaaacctcacAAGTGTCCCAactgtggaaaaagcttctctcGGAGATCAGATTTATTAAGCCATCAGAAAACTCATACTGAGAGAAAACTTACGGGTGTCCTATGTGTCGGGAAAGCTTAA